Proteins co-encoded in one Bremerella sp. TYQ1 genomic window:
- a CDS encoding SgcJ/EcaC family oxidoreductase, whose amino-acid sequence MKRIASGLLVILMFTSPCWSQETEPAPPAAPEAPAGESSPMPEPEPTADAETLSVGEATVEIEFVLNEDESAILKAIDSYAEAFNKGDAKALAQHWTVDGEFVTPSGDVLKGRAALEEDFTAYFEQNAGVKLELVDTQIKLLSPHVASETGVARVLLPEQEPSETIYEAFHVKTAEGWRIDSVKEDAPAEPAPSHYERLQPLQWMIGTWVDDSEDDVTVETSSRWTTNQNFIVRTFRVFMDGVVDFEGTQVIGWDPSVGAIRSWTFDSDGGFGVGRWTQQGSRWTVQSLNVLPDGRRGSSTNIYDLVDENTVQFKTIGRQVDGELLPNVSSITIIRAE is encoded by the coding sequence ATGAAAAGAATTGCTTCGGGACTGCTCGTGATACTGATGTTCACGAGCCCTTGTTGGTCTCAAGAGACAGAACCTGCTCCTCCGGCTGCCCCTGAGGCTCCGGCCGGGGAAAGCTCGCCGATGCCAGAGCCGGAACCGACGGCGGATGCGGAAACGTTGAGCGTGGGAGAGGCAACCGTTGAGATTGAATTCGTGCTTAACGAGGACGAGTCGGCCATTTTGAAGGCGATCGACTCGTACGCCGAGGCGTTCAACAAGGGAGATGCCAAAGCATTGGCCCAGCACTGGACCGTTGATGGCGAGTTTGTAACTCCATCTGGCGATGTCTTGAAAGGACGAGCGGCGTTGGAAGAAGACTTTACGGCGTACTTTGAACAGAATGCCGGGGTCAAGTTGGAGCTAGTGGATACGCAGATCAAGTTGCTTTCGCCGCACGTTGCCTCGGAAACGGGAGTGGCTCGCGTTCTGCTACCAGAGCAAGAGCCGAGCGAAACGATTTACGAAGCCTTTCACGTGAAAACGGCAGAAGGCTGGCGGATCGATAGCGTTAAGGAAGACGCGCCTGCTGAACCTGCCCCTAGTCATTACGAACGTTTGCAGCCACTTCAATGGATGATTGGGACGTGGGTAGACGACTCGGAAGATGACGTGACGGTTGAAACGAGTAGCCGCTGGACGACGAACCAAAACTTCATCGTGCGGACTTTCCGCGTGTTCATGGATGGTGTCGTCGACTTTGAAGGAACCCAGGTGATCGGTTGGGATCCGAGCGTTGGGGCGATTCGTTCCTGGACGTTTGATTCGGACGGTGGATTTGGTGTCGGTCGCTGGACCCAGCAAGGAAGCCGTTGGACGGTTCAATCACTCAACGTCCTACCTGACGGACGACGCGGATCTTCGACGAATATCTATGACTTGGTCGACGAGAATACTGTGCAGTTCAAAACAATCGGACGTCAAGTCGACGGTGAACTGCTTCCCAACGTTTCTTCGATCACCATCATCCGCGCTGAGTAG
- a CDS encoding mu-protocadherin- cell-suface protein — protein MKINFTTLVVMAMVSSLVVGDVFARGGRGGGGGGRSIGGGGGGGRSIGGGGHSISRPSGGSRTPSMSRPSVSRPSVSRPSPSVSRPSVSRPSVSRPSSPSINRPTSSRPTISRPSTGSKPSISRPSTGSGNRPSISRPDVSRPSVTRPGSGSSTNRPGITRPGSGSSENRPGITRPGGGDTNRPGITRPGTGDRPNFSRPGGIDPGFSRPSSNDLKDFLDLPGKPGGGDSRPQLPNRPGTGDRPGTGDRFPNRPGNGDRPDPGDRFPNRPDNGGDRFPNRPDNGNPGDRFPNRPGPDDRPNIGGGDRIDIGGDRNNINVNIGNKIDRENNINNIRNKWTNIDKDRRPFDRDWWDGDHHHHDHGWHWHNNWDRYPSHWCWRPATWAAFGTWFAWSAWPQPYTYDYGSTVVYRDNYVYVNDQQYASADQYYDQAVNIAESVPQDVDEAKVEWMPLGVFAIAEESATDSGMMVQLAVSKEGIIAGTFYNDITGEDRPLQGMVDQKTQRAAWQFADGKNEDIVMETGIYNLTKDEATALVHFGQEDTQTWLMVRLPEPEEGDAQPAQ, from the coding sequence ATGAAGATAAATTTCACAACGCTCGTGGTTATGGCCATGGTGAGCTCGCTGGTCGTGGGTGATGTATTTGCTCGTGGCGGCCGCGGAGGTGGCGGTGGAGGACGCTCTATTGGAGGCGGGGGCGGAGGCGGCCGGTCGATCGGTGGAGGAGGCCATTCCATTTCTCGCCCCAGTGGCGGCTCTCGGACACCCTCGATGAGTCGTCCGTCTGTGAGCCGTCCCTCGGTAAGTCGACCATCCCCATCGGTGAGTCGACCTTCGGTCAGTCGGCCTTCCGTGAGCCGACCTTCTTCACCGTCGATCAATCGGCCGACAAGCAGTCGACCCACGATTAGCCGACCGAGCACCGGCAGCAAGCCAAGCATTTCGCGACCTTCGACGGGAAGTGGTAACCGGCCAAGTATCAGCCGCCCTGATGTTTCTCGTCCGAGCGTGACGCGACCAGGCAGCGGTTCGAGTACGAATCGTCCTGGGATCACACGCCCCGGAAGTGGCTCCAGTGAAAACCGCCCCGGAATTACTCGTCCTGGCGGAGGAGACACGAATCGACCTGGCATTACGCGACCTGGCACAGGCGATCGTCCGAACTTCTCGCGACCAGGCGGTATCGATCCGGGCTTTTCACGACCAAGTAGCAACGACTTGAAGGACTTCCTCGACTTGCCGGGCAAACCAGGAGGAGGCGATTCGCGACCTCAATTGCCAAATCGTCCTGGAACTGGGGATCGGCCTGGCACGGGAGATCGATTCCCGAACCGTCCCGGCAATGGCGATCGACCAGACCCAGGCGACCGTTTCCCAAATCGACCTGACAACGGTGGAGACCGGTTCCCCAATCGGCCTGACAACGGTAACCCTGGCGATCGTTTCCCAAATCGTCCTGGCCCAGATGATCGTCCGAACATCGGAGGAGGCGACCGTATTGATATTGGGGGCGACCGGAACAATATCAATGTCAACATCGGCAATAAGATCGATCGTGAAAACAATATCAACAACATCCGCAACAAGTGGACGAACATCGACAAAGATCGCCGTCCGTTCGATCGCGATTGGTGGGATGGTGACCATCATCATCACGACCATGGCTGGCACTGGCACAACAACTGGGACCGATATCCTTCCCATTGGTGTTGGCGTCCGGCAACGTGGGCGGCGTTTGGAACCTGGTTCGCATGGAGTGCCTGGCCGCAGCCGTACACGTACGATTACGGCTCGACAGTCGTTTACCGTGACAACTACGTCTACGTGAACGACCAACAGTATGCGTCTGCCGATCAGTACTATGATCAGGCCGTCAACATCGCCGAGAGCGTTCCGCAAGATGTCGACGAGGCGAAAGTCGAATGGATGCCGCTTGGTGTGTTTGCGATTGCGGAAGAATCAGCGACCGATAGCGGAATGATGGTTCAGCTTGCGGTGAGCAAAGAAGGGATCATTGCTGGTACGTTCTACAACGATATCACCGGAGAAGATCGACCACTGCAGGGAATGGTCGATCAGAAGACGCAACGTGCTGCCTGGCAATTTGCGGATGGTAAAAACGAAGATATCGTGATGGAAACGGGGATCTACAATTTGACCAAGGACGAAGCAACCGCTTTGGTTCATTTTGGTCAGGAAGATACCCAGACGTGGCTCATGGTGCGGTTGCCGGAACCGGAAGAAGGCGATGCCCAGCCAGCTCAATAG
- a CDS encoding sulfatase, with protein MHVKFYSTLLLFAVGALLSFGSTLHAEESSRPNILFLFTDDQAPWAFGASDYPHAVTPNMDSLVKDGAYLPNAFTVTPVCSPSRASLISGRYGSELGIQDWIHPKTEPNLGLPIDTTTWVQLLQHSGYHTGLVGKWHLGTPDNMHPTKFGYDYFMGFRTGGAPTKNPTLEKDGKNEKFTGLTTDILTDYALEFIKNRTDAPFCLSVHYRAPHTTWLPVADEDWAPFADLDPTIPNPDYPNLNVPRVKKMTREYLASVAGVDRNIGRILKLLEETNLEENTIVIFSSDHGYNMGHNGIWHKGNGHWVLTKNPPATKNIPNGQRPNMYDNSIRIPTAIRWPGVISQGTVINETVSNLDWFPTILAMANVSIPENVKLYGESFTPLLKGEEVEWDNDFYAEYSTKHQSRTHMRMYRTPEWKLIRDYLNEGRDELYHLTEDPAESQNLIDSDSAEVQAIVKELDAKILANMKAINDPVLKTISH; from the coding sequence ATGCATGTGAAATTCTATTCGACTTTACTGTTGTTCGCCGTTGGAGCACTGCTCTCGTTCGGTTCGACGCTTCACGCGGAAGAGTCTTCGCGACCGAACATCCTCTTTTTATTCACCGACGATCAGGCCCCCTGGGCATTCGGAGCTTCCGACTATCCGCATGCGGTTACGCCAAACATGGATTCGCTGGTAAAGGATGGTGCCTATCTGCCGAATGCATTCACGGTAACGCCGGTTTGCAGTCCTTCTCGGGCATCCCTTATTTCGGGACGATATGGTTCGGAACTTGGCATCCAAGACTGGATCCATCCCAAAACCGAACCCAACTTAGGACTACCGATCGATACGACAACGTGGGTTCAACTTTTACAGCATTCAGGCTATCACACAGGCCTTGTCGGTAAATGGCACTTGGGAACTCCTGACAATATGCATCCGACGAAGTTCGGTTACGACTACTTCATGGGTTTTCGGACGGGAGGTGCTCCCACGAAAAATCCAACCCTGGAGAAGGATGGCAAAAACGAGAAATTCACGGGCCTCACCACCGACATCTTGACCGACTACGCCCTTGAATTCATCAAGAACCGTACCGACGCCCCTTTCTGCTTGTCGGTACACTACCGTGCTCCGCATACGACGTGGCTTCCAGTTGCCGACGAAGATTGGGCACCATTCGCTGATCTTGATCCTACGATCCCCAACCCAGATTACCCCAACTTGAACGTTCCTCGCGTCAAAAAGATGACTCGCGAGTATCTTGCCAGCGTCGCCGGGGTCGATCGAAATATTGGTCGAATCTTAAAACTGCTCGAGGAAACAAACCTGGAGGAGAACACGATTGTCATCTTCTCAAGCGATCATGGCTACAACATGGGGCACAACGGCATTTGGCACAAAGGAAACGGCCACTGGGTCCTAACAAAGAACCCACCGGCAACCAAGAACATTCCCAATGGTCAGCGGCCGAACATGTACGATAACTCGATCCGAATTCCCACGGCCATTCGTTGGCCTGGCGTGATTTCCCAAGGAACCGTGATCAACGAAACCGTTTCGAATCTCGATTGGTTCCCAACCATTCTGGCCATGGCAAACGTCTCGATCCCGGAGAACGTCAAGCTCTACGGCGAAAGCTTCACTCCACTGCTAAAGGGTGAAGAAGTGGAATGGGACAACGACTTTTACGCCGAGTACAGCACCAAGCACCAGTCTCGAACGCACATGCGGATGTATCGTACGCCTGAGTGGAAGTTGATTCGTGACTATTTAAACGAAGGACGCGACGAGCTTTATCACTTGACCGAAGATCCTGCCGAGTCGCAAAATTTGATCGACTCGGATTCGGCTGAGGTTCAAGCAATCGTGAAAGAACTGGATGCGAAAATCCTTGCCAACATGAAAGCCATCAACGATCCCGTTTTGAAAACGATTTCGCACTAA
- a CDS encoding class I SAM-dependent methyltransferase, with the protein MKSPLPSSLTSLQKTLLITLYGKSLESQFPDSILEDRYAFQAVQQIDYDFSTFGLSHNALIALAVRAKQLDDWTREFLSQHANGQVVHLGCGLDCRRQRIGHVDDSSWWELDFPEVIKLRQQVLGEPSTCQSIGASILDRKWLTDVRSDRPTLIVAEGVLPYFTAENAKQLLGDLVTHFDTGQIAFDAYNWLGVAWLNRLPIMRQTKETLRWAVNDPEQLETQVPGLRLIVENTDGLQQHTSKASWLMRTAFERTRRIAPFRRIGQLLLFGFGGS; encoded by the coding sequence GTGAAATCGCCACTTCCCAGTTCGCTGACGTCACTTCAAAAGACGTTACTAATCACGCTTTACGGAAAATCGCTGGAGAGCCAGTTCCCCGATTCGATCCTTGAAGATCGCTATGCGTTTCAAGCAGTTCAGCAAATCGACTACGATTTCTCGACGTTTGGGCTTTCTCATAACGCGCTAATCGCACTAGCTGTCCGGGCGAAACAACTGGATGATTGGACTCGAGAATTTCTATCACAGCACGCCAACGGTCAGGTCGTTCATCTCGGATGCGGACTGGACTGCCGTCGGCAACGGATCGGACACGTAGATGACAGCTCTTGGTGGGAACTCGATTTCCCCGAGGTTATCAAGCTGCGGCAGCAAGTCCTCGGCGAACCATCAACGTGCCAATCGATTGGTGCCTCGATTTTAGATCGAAAATGGCTAACGGATGTTCGGTCTGATCGTCCGACGCTGATCGTCGCCGAAGGTGTCTTACCGTACTTCACCGCAGAAAACGCCAAGCAACTTTTGGGCGACCTCGTGACGCACTTCGATACCGGACAAATTGCCTTCGATGCGTACAACTGGCTTGGCGTAGCATGGCTGAACCGGCTTCCCATCATGCGTCAGACCAAGGAGACGCTACGCTGGGCCGTCAACGATCCCGAGCAATTAGAAACGCAAGTACCAGGGCTACGACTGATCGTCGAAAACACTGACGGGCTACAGCAGCATACGTCCAAAGCTAGTTGGCTGATGCGAACCGCTTTTGAGAGGACGCGACGCATCGCTCCTTTTCGCAGGATTGGGCAATTATTACTCTTCGGATTCGGCGGCAGCTGA